Proteins encoded together in one Sander lucioperca isolate FBNREF2018 chromosome 17, SLUC_FBN_1.2, whole genome shotgun sequence window:
- the slc1a1 gene encoding excitatory amino acid transporter 3 produces MMGNKERRGMNLKGLLKRNWLLIATVISVLVGISLGVVVREYASLSHLDKQYFGFPGEILMRMLKLVILPLIISSMITGVAALDSEVSGKIGLRAVIYYFSTTIIAVILGIILVMTIKPGVSQTADHIDRAGTTPNVTTVDTLLDLVRNMFPENLVQACFQQYKTKRKELEPPKVSVNTTTIPPLTTTIMSVVENITKDYQIVGTYSDGINVLGLIVFCVAFGLVIGKMGEKGRILLEFFDALNEATMKLVQIIMCYMPVGILFLIAAKIIEVEDWEIFKKMGLYMVTVLSGLAIHATICLPLIFFVIVRKNPYTFALGMAQALVTALMISSSSATLPITFRCAEENNRIDKRITRFVLPVGATINMDGTALYEAVAAIFIAQLNDFTLDVGQIVTISITATVASIGAAGVPNAGLVTMVIVLTAVGLPASDVTLIVAVDWLLDRFRTMINVLGDAYGAGIVQKLSKRELERMDLTSDVDVANPFALEASLDDEECEKKSYVNGGFTVDKTDAISFTETSQF; encoded by the exons ATGATGGGTAACAAAGAGCGACGAGGCATGAATTTGAAAGGCTTGCTGAAGAGGAACTGGCTTCTGATTGCCACGGTTATATCAGTGCTGGTCG GGATCAGTTTGGGCGTCGTGGTCAGAGAGTATGCCTCCCTCTCCCATCTGGACAAGCAGTATTTTGGCTTCCCGGGAGAGATCCTCATGCGGATGCTGAAGCTCGTCATCCTCCCGCTCATCATTTCAAGCATGATAACAG GTGTTGCAGCCCTGGACTCTGAGGTTTCAGGAAAGATAGGCCTGCGAgctgttatttattatttctcaaCAACCATCATTGCGGTTATTCTTG GGATTATTTTGGTGATGACGATCAAACCGGGAGTCTCTCAGACAGCTGACCACATTGACAGAGCCGGGACCACGCCCAACGTCACAACAGTTGACACACTCTTGGACCTCGTCAG AAACATGTTCCCCGAAAATCTGGTGCAGGCTTGTTTTCAGCAA TACAAGACCAAGCGCAAAGAGCTGGAGCCTCCGAAAGTTTCAGTCAACACCACCACAATTCCACCTCTCACAACTACTATCATGTCGGTGGTAGAG AACATAACAAAGGACTATCAAATCGTCGGGACATATTCTGATGGAATCAACGTATTGGGGCTTATCGTGTTCTGTGTTGCTTTTGGCCTTGTCATTGGGAAAATGGGCGAAAAGGGCCGTATCCTCCTGGAATTTTTTGATGCCCTGAATGAAGCAACCATGAAACTGGTCCAGATCATTATGTG CTACATGCCAGTAGGGATCCTGTTCCTAATTGCTGCTAAGATCATCGAGGTGGAAGACTGGGAGATCTTCAAGAAGATGGGTCTTTATATGGTGACGGTGCTGAGTGG TCTAGCTATCCACGCCACCATCTGTCTGCCACTGATCTTCTTTGTCATTGTGAGGAAGAACCCGTATACGTTTGCGTTGGGAATGGCTCAGGCCCTGGTGACAGCACTCATGATCTCTTCCAG CTCTGCCACCCTGCCCATCACCTTCCGATGTGCGGAGGAGAACAATCGCATCGACAAGCGGATCACCCGTTTCGTCCTCCCAGTGGGTGCCACCATCAACATGGACGGGACAGCGCTCTATGAGGCGGTGGCTGCCATCTTCATCGCACAGCTGAATGACTTCACTCTGGATGTGGGCCAGATTGTTACTATCAG TATAACAGCAACAGTTGCCAGTATTGGAGCTGCAGGAGTCCCTAATGCTGGGCTTGTCACCATGGTCATAGTCTTAACAGCTGTTGGATTACCTGCAAGTGATGTCACTCTGATAGTCGCTGTGGATTGGCTGCT GGACCGGTTCCGTACTATGATCAACGTCCTTGGTGATGCTTACGGAGCCGGTATCGTCCAGAAACTTTCCAAGAGGGAACTGGAGAGGATGGATCTGACATCAGATGTCGATGTTGCTAACCCCTTCGCTCTGGAAGCCAGTTTGGATGACGAAGAGTGCGAGAAGAAATCCTACGTCAACGGAGGCTTCACGGTCGACAAGACAGATGCTATCTCCTTTACTGAAACCTCTCAGTTTTAG